A genomic window from Cucumis melo cultivar AY chromosome 8, USDA_Cmelo_AY_1.0, whole genome shotgun sequence includes:
- the LOC103484659 gene encoding uncharacterized protein LOC103484659 has translation MATIEVESAPVVLPEPEAAPAVQPEEKVVEEPVAEETPAQEQKEEAAPEPVEEVEKPAPVETEPVVETKEEVVEEKESKPEEAEPAAEPEAPAEAEAEEKEEETKEEAVEEKAEEEAKEVKSEEVVEESSEAAAPAEEEKPKAEE, from the exons ATGGCCACCATTGAG GTTGAATCAGCCCCAGTAGTATTGCCAGAGCCTGAGGCAGCTCCAGCAGTCCAACCTGAGGAGAAAGTTGTAGAAGAGCCAGTGGCTGAAGAAACCCCAGCTCAAGAACAAAAGGAGGAAGCTGCCCCTGAACCTGTGGAGGAGGTAGAGAAACCGGCACCCGTTGAAACTGAACCGGTAGTCGAAACCAAGGAAGAAGTTGTGGAAGAGAAGGAGAGCAAGCCAGAGGAGGCAGAGCCTGCAGCCGAACCCGAAGCACCGGCGGAGGCGGAGGCTGAAGAGAAGGAGGAAGAGACCAAAGAGGAGGCAGTTGAGGAGAAAGCAGAAGAAGAGGCTAAGGAAGTGAAAAGTGAAGAAGTTGTTGAAGAGAGCTCAGAAGCTGCAGCACCAGCTGAAGAAGAGAAGCCAAAAGCAGAGGAATAA